The segment CTTAGCTGATATATGTCACTGCAGGTTAATAAAGCTCAGCACATATGCAGGATCACCCTACTTCTCAGTACTGCCCTAGTGCTCAGTGAGATCCCAAAATGCACCATCCCTCCCCTTGAGCACAATATTGTTTCACTGGTTGCATTGTAACATAGTTATTAACCCACTGGCTTGATGCTCTCTCACTTCAGTCTTCTGAACGATGCGGCTTCCTCCTCACATTGGGACGTTTCTACCTGAATAACATTTTCCCCAACCTGGAATTCACCCCCCGCGAGACTCACAGGGGCATTAACCGCCTGGCCAACTCTATCCTTGGAATGAAGATAGAACTCAAGCACTGCGTAAGTTGTTTCATTTACATGATGCTGACACAATAAAtatctgccctgaagagcttgcaatctaattggcaGAGGAAGATAATGTGATGTGTCCAATGGCCACAAGGAGCTGGTGCTGAGATTCTAAGCATTCCCACATCAGACACTAGTGGCATTACCACTGGCCACGTATTGTTCTTAAAAGATCCAACACCCAGTGGCATTATAATATATTTATGTACATAGTAATAATTCAAGATTATCACAGCCTGTCGGCATATACTGTACTTGAGTATGGTGTGGTTCAGTAGTATCATCAGCAATATCAATAATTACAATGCATTATTATTTAAGCCCTTCATTGCCAAATGGACCACCCTGTAGATCAGTGGTAGGCAACATGATATTTTTGAAGGGCTGCATGTGCGGCCATTGAGCcctacattacagtatatatgctacAAGACACCTTTGAGGGAATAGGCCATAAGGTATGTTCTGGCACCAGGAGGGTTAACACAGTTGACTAAAAATAGCACTTAGTGCAGATGCTGAATCCCTGCtctgaaaagcttacaatctaggacTGCCTATCTCATGTTCTCTCCATGTTTAATGCAGCATGCGACCATGAGGTGCCCCTGTGGCGAGCAGTCACACAGGATCATCGAGGGTTTCAAGAAGGAGTTTTACAAGGTATCCAGTCATTTCATTCTGTATTGTTAGTCTGCTTAATCCTACATGCCCTATTCTTCACTCTTGGGTCGGTCTTGATGTTGATGGGACGTCATGACAATAGTAATAAATAGTAATAAAAACCAAATGTATGTTAATTGTAACAATGGGGCCAGGTGTTTGTATTAtattaccatttttttttaaaaacaaacagtTTAGTGAGTTTTGTAATGAGAGCTGTGCGAATGTCTTTAAATGTGAATCGCAGATCTTTATTTTGTGTATTTCACATTTCGCATTTTCATGAGATTCTCACAAAATGTCACCGTACCCAATATTTTTGATAATTTCACCAGAATTTGGGGGAAATTGGAGTATACAAAGGGCTGTGTTACCTTTATAATATGTTTACCTTTAAAATATGTCATATTGGGGATATGAGGTCTCCATTGTTAATATATGTGCAAATTCcacaattatttattatttagtaTAAATATTCAACAATTCAGGATTTAATGCAGCAGAGCAAATCTGAAAATTGAAAGTCTAGTAGTAAAGAAAACAAGATAGTAACATAGAAATATTGTTTGCTTGAAAATGCATCACAGAGATAATTGGCAGAGATTTTTAATAATGAAATTAGGTAATTCATTCAAAAGTCCATGGGAAAGTGTGTGGTTATCAGTAAATAAAGCAGCagatttttaaatgtaatttaaaaaatgtaCCAGGATATTGATGTTAAtcatattaaataatatacaaattaataataatattaataataattcaactCACAGTGCAGTTTTATTCCTCCTCTGTAGTTAGACACAAAAGCTGCTACTCTTAAAGCCATCGGAGATCTGAATATTTTATTCCGCTGGATGGAAAAGAATTTAATGGGCTGAGGACGGAAACCAGAAGACAAGATTTTAGAAGCAGAAACCCCGGTCCTTTTATAGCTCATTTCTGTACTGATCTGGCAGCCGAGAGCTGCTCAGAAACCGCCATTTCAATGAACCCCCCTTCCCAGAGATTTAACCGTTAATATTTAATATgactgtgtatttatttatgtgagtCAATTATTTAAATTTGCTGGTGTCatatgttattttttattttttttatttgtgcagttcctgtatttaaatatttattgtgatgttgatatttaattatttatttgagGTATGAATATGTTGCTTGGCCTTGTGGCAACAGAAGggttaaggctgcgtccagggtcaccgtgctgaggcgcgtgcacgctcggcactgagcccctgcagctgtaatgagagcggctttagcaggggctcgcgcatgcttccgcaagtgtgcggaagcgtaggtctaatacaatttttaaattcgagcgctcaagggagcgcagggccagtcacgtgagcggttcgcccaatgagggcgaaccagctctgtgacgtcacagcccccccccccccgacatgcccccagacggcgcgcggaccaaggccagggaaagcacccgctttccctcagcctcagcgcgcctccgcccggcacaattcaccatggacgcagcctaataatAGTGAGAACATAATTTTTGAACCAATGACCAAATGATAACATGGTTACAAGAGGACAGAAGGGACTTAATGCGTTTCTGTacaggtgacagtgacacacacagtgtaggAATTTATGGCTTGTGATGGCTCATTCACActgcaggtgacacagtgacagagagaaaggaACTAATGTATGAGAGACCAAGTCTGACGCTAACactacatagtgacacagacagagagatccTCTGTCC is part of the Ascaphus truei isolate aAscTru1 chromosome 9, aAscTru1.hap1, whole genome shotgun sequence genome and harbors:
- the LOC142503253 gene encoding interleukin-20-like; this translates as MGALFWCLCLVLIGFLLMKMPSTEANMGQCPITVDIHEFKRYFEAVREILHNEDTVTEVSLLKTSVLNQIHSSERCGFLLTLGRFYLNNIFPNLEFTPRETHRGINRLANSILGMKIELKHCHATMRCPCGEQSHRIIEGFKKEFYKLDTKAATLKAIGDLNILFRWMEKNLMG